The following are from one region of the Ostrinia nubilalis chromosome 28, ilOstNubi1.1, whole genome shotgun sequence genome:
- the LOC135085130 gene encoding zinc finger protein OZF-like: MGYFHPVPKYNTIMGYLPPVPEYKQSGGLTAIVYTSPPNACHSQSWPHCYGKSGPIYAYDYECTGDASNLSDLHTTILRKNGAADEKPTCEECGKVFSSKKTYRYHLNVLHKGQNRYPCPRCGKVYQWKSNLGRHLRTHKARDSGELYCATCDKRFASVATYRQHLRVSRRHVPESDFSFTCNECGKKFVNKTRLRDHVDWEHLHNIKFRCQLCNKPFKCHTSLYVHMQNVHRNKQKENLCHICGKSYQNAAKLKYHIVAMHTSETPYQCAHCAAAFGWYSSLYRHVREVHYKVRARIPCEQRSPSN, translated from the exons ATGGGCTACTTTCATCCAGTACCCAAATACAACACAATCATGGGCTACCTCCCTCCGGTACCCGAATACAAACAATCCGGTGGACTCACAGCGATCGTTTACACCTCCCCGCCAAACGCATGCCATTCACAGTCATGGCCGCACTGCTACGGGAAATCAGGCCCGATTTACGCTTACGACTACGAATGCACGGGAGATGCAAGCAATCTGAGCGACTTGCATACTACGATACTGAGaaaa AACGGCGCGGCGGACGAGAAGCCGACTTGCGAGGAATGCGGGAAGGTGTTTAGCTCCAAGAAGACCTACCGCTACCATCTCAA CGTTCTCCATAAGGGTCAGAATCGCTACCCGTGCCCGCGCTGCGGCAAGGTGTACCAGTGGAAGTCCAACCTGGGCCGACACTTGCGGACGCACAAG GCGCGCGACAGCGGCGAGCTGTACTGCGCGACGTGCGACAAGCGGTTCGCATCCGTCGCCACGTACCGGCAGCACTTGCGCGTGTCGCGCCGACACGTGCCCGAGAGCGACTTCAG CTTCACATGCAACGAATGCGGCAAGAAGTTCGTGAACAAGACTCGCTTACGAGACCACGTGGACTGGGAACACTTACACAACATCAAGTTCCGATGCCAGCTCTGCAACAAG CCGTTCAAGTGCCACACATCGCTGTATGTCCACATGCAAAACGTACACCGCAACAAGCAGAAGGAGAACCTATGCCATATCTGCGGGAAGTCCTACCAG AACGCGGCCAAGCTGAAGTACCACATCGTAGCCATGCACACGAGTGAGACGCCCTACCAGTGCGCGCACTGCGCCGCTGCCTTCGGGTGGTACTCCAGTCTCTACCGGCACGTACGGGAGGTGCATTATAAGGTACGAGCCCGGATCCCCTGCGAGCAACGATCCCCTAGTAACTAA
- the LOC135085458 gene encoding mitochondrial ribosome-associated GTPase 2 has translation MRLLNLFKRLQITPISQTTRFFAQEYTPKPLRSLKAKSTRNTVQYYVDACRVRAVAGNGGDGCISFLSAWCKEHAGPDGGDGGHGGHVIFQATHSVKSLNHCRSVVQAKHGQRGDNKDCTGKNAEHVVVPVPLGTIVKDASGRVLADLDTEGVMFVAARGGAGGRGNKFFLTDTEQAPDVAELGATGETHSYSLSVRSLAHVGLVGAPNAGKSTLLRAATRARPAVAPYPFTTLQPHIGMVQYDDYEQVAIADLPGLIPGSHKNYGLGIQFLQHVERCRGLIYLLDGSTDPQEQYESLSFEVAQYNADLADRPQCIVVNKIDLPEGKKNFESLKKQMQVIGISAKTGQNLVELLKVVRRMYDSGKS, from the exons ATGCGTCTTCTAAACCTATTCAAGCGGTTACAAATAACTCCTATAAGTCAAACGACGCGGTTTTTCGCTCAGGAATACACGCCGAAGCCACTTAGAAGCTTAAAAGCGAAGTCTACTAGAAATACTGTGCAATACTATGTGGATGCTTGTAGAGTGAGAGCTGTGGCGGGTAATGGGGGCGATGGATGCATTTCCTTTCTCAGTGCGTGGTGTAAAGAACACGCAGGACCCGATGGCGGCGACGGCGGGCACGGGGGACACGTTATATTCCAG GCAACCCACTCGGTGAAGAGCCTGAACCACTGCCGCTCGGTGGTGCAGGCCAAGCACGGCCAGCGCGGAGACAACAAGGACTGCACCGGCAAAAACGCTGAGCATGTGGTGGTGCCTGTGCCTTTGG GCACGATAGTGAAGGACGCGTCGGGCCGCGTGCTAGCAGACTTGGACACGGAGGGCGTGATGTTTGTAGCGGCgcgcggcggcgccggcgggcGCGGGAACAAGTTCTTCCTCACTGACACTGAGCAG GCGCCAGACGTAGCAGAGCTAGGTGCAACAGGCGAGACACACAGCTACTCCCTCTCAGTCCGTTCGCTAGCGCACGTCGGCCTAGTAGGAGCACCCAACGCCGGCAAGAGCACATTACTACGTGCCGCTACAAGGGCGCGCCCTGCCGTCGCGCCCTATCCCTTTACTACACTACAGCCACATATAG GCATGGTGCAGTACGACGACTACGAGCAGGTGGCGATAGCGGACTTACCCGGTTTGATTCCCGGCTCGCATAAGAACTACGGCTTAG GCATCCAATTCCTCCAGCACGTGGAAAGGTGTCGCGGGCTCATATACCTACTAGACGGGTCGACAGACCCTCAGGAACAATACGAGAGCTTGTCCTTCGAGGTGGCGCAGTACAACGCGGACCTGGCCGACAG GCCTCAATGCATCGTCGTGAACAAGATTGACCTCCCAGAAGGCAAGAAGAACTTCGAATCACTAAAGAAGCAGATGCAAGTCATCGGAATATCAGCCAAGACCGGACAGAATCTGGTCGAACTGCTTAAAGTTGTTAGACGCATGTATGACAGCGGGAAGAGCTGA